One Lacunisphaera limnophila DNA window includes the following coding sequences:
- a CDS encoding NAD(P)-dependent oxidoreductase has product MNEKIAFVGVGRMGANMARRLKDCGYPVTAVYDVNSAGAAVLAAELGATAVTRLAEVTAAAEIIFTVVTDDAAQLAVFPEAGDSLLSGARGKVFVNCATISPATHVEVERRARAAGAVSLEGCMASSIPQARNGTLYLMCGGDRAGYERVRPVLEKLSATPRYIGPAGQAAQVKALVNMVMNINTAGLAEGLGLGAALGLDLDLLREVFAQTGANSQVLKTDGEDMQHRAHDCYFSGAHAAKDSGIAAQLGREAGLKLPLAEATKAQFDRMVALGLGGLDKSGVAELTFKGRHG; this is encoded by the coding sequence ATGAACGAAAAAATCGCCTTTGTCGGGGTCGGTCGCATGGGGGCCAACATGGCCCGCCGCCTCAAGGACTGTGGTTACCCCGTCACGGCGGTGTACGATGTGAACTCGGCCGGCGCGGCGGTGCTCGCGGCGGAGCTGGGAGCGACGGCCGTGACCCGGCTGGCGGAGGTGACAGCCGCCGCCGAGATTATCTTCACGGTCGTGACCGACGATGCCGCGCAACTCGCGGTGTTTCCGGAGGCGGGTGATTCCTTGTTGTCCGGGGCGCGGGGCAAAGTGTTCGTCAACTGCGCCACGATTTCGCCCGCCACCCATGTCGAGGTGGAGCGGCGGGCCCGGGCCGCGGGGGCGGTGTCGCTGGAAGGCTGCATGGCGTCCTCGATCCCGCAGGCGCGCAATGGGACGCTTTATCTCATGTGCGGGGGCGACCGGGCCGGGTATGAGCGGGTGCGGCCCGTGCTGGAAAAACTCAGCGCGACGCCCCGTTACATCGGGCCCGCGGGGCAGGCCGCCCAGGTGAAGGCGCTGGTGAACATGGTGATGAACATCAACACCGCGGGTCTGGCCGAGGGCCTGGGGCTGGGGGCGGCGCTCGGGCTCGACCTGGACCTGCTGCGCGAGGTTTTTGCGCAGACCGGAGCCAACTCGCAGGTGCTGAAGACGGACGGCGAGGACATGCAGCATCGGGCGCACGACTGTTATTTCTCCGGGGCGCATGCCGCCAAGGACTCGGGCATAGCCGCGCAGCTGGGGCGTGAGGCCGGGCTGAAATTGCCGCTTGCGGAGGCGACCAAGGCGCAGTTCGACCGGATGGTGGCGCTGGGTCTGGGCGGCCTCGACAAGAGCGGCGTGGCCGAGCTGACCTTCAAGGGCCGGCACGGGTGA
- a CDS encoding sialate O-acetylesterase produces MPRHPVFVLPALLLFSAMPLVATETVPADLKLFLLIGQSNMAGRGRVEAEDRAPHPRVWVLNRDLAWVPAVDPLHFDKPERIGTGLGKTFGAVIAEANPGQAIGLIPAAFGGSALDEWAPGSPHYVNALARAREARKHGQLAGILWHQGESDRAPDKVATYAARFQSFIAQLRTDLDAPEVPVIVGEIGRFCPNEGPVNAAIRELPGLVPQCALVSSEGLPGRPEEPEVLHFESPGFRELGRRYAAAWLTLKARAH; encoded by the coding sequence ATGCCCCGTCACCCCGTGTTTGTCCTGCCGGCGCTCCTGCTTTTTTCCGCCATGCCGTTGGTCGCCACCGAAACCGTCCCCGCCGACTTGAAGCTCTTTTTGCTCATCGGGCAGTCCAACATGGCCGGCCGCGGCCGGGTCGAGGCGGAGGACCGGGCGCCGCATCCGCGGGTGTGGGTATTGAATCGGGACCTGGCGTGGGTGCCGGCGGTGGACCCGCTGCATTTCGACAAACCCGAGCGCATCGGGACCGGACTGGGGAAGACCTTCGGCGCGGTCATCGCGGAGGCCAACCCGGGCCAGGCCATCGGGCTCATCCCGGCGGCCTTCGGGGGCAGCGCCCTGGACGAGTGGGCGCCGGGTTCGCCCCATTACGTGAATGCCCTGGCGCGCGCCCGGGAGGCGCGCAAGCACGGGCAACTCGCCGGCATCCTCTGGCACCAGGGGGAGTCGGACCGCGCGCCGGACAAGGTGGCGACCTACGCGGCCCGATTCCAGAGTTTCATCGCCCAGCTGCGGACCGACCTCGACGCGCCGGAGGTGCCGGTGATCGTCGGCGAGATCGGGCGCTTTTGTCCGAATGAAGGACCGGTGAATGCGGCGATCCGCGAGTTGCCCGGCTTGGTCCCGCAATGCGCCTTGGTTTCGTCGGAAGGGTTACCCGGCCGGCCGGAGGAACCGGAGGTCCTCCACTTCGAGTCGCCCGGCTTCCGCGAACTCGGCCGCCGCTATGCCGCGGCGTGGCTGACCCTAAAGGCCCGGGCTCACTAA
- a CDS encoding DUF885 domain-containing protein, giving the protein MLDDSVRRAQALFDLQPQAPCVVQREPAFTEKTAAAHYSTPAPDGSRPGTFWAPLPGPVFKILNMRTLTYHEAIPGHHYQLALIQEMQDLPRFRRDRIFGANSANAEGWALYAEQLATEHGWYEGDIPGLLGQLDAELFRAQRLVADTGLHAMRWTRQQAIDYGIPPHEVDRYTVIPGQACSYKIGQLKFLELRAKARAALGDRFDLKQFHNTVLRAGVVPLSVLETIVDDWIATTLAPAARPA; this is encoded by the coding sequence ATCCTCGATGATTCCGTCCGCCGCGCCCAAGCCCTGTTCGACCTGCAACCCCAGGCCCCCTGTGTCGTGCAACGCGAGCCCGCCTTCACCGAGAAAACCGCGGCGGCCCACTACTCCACCCCGGCGCCGGATGGTTCGCGCCCGGGAACCTTTTGGGCCCCGCTGCCCGGACCGGTATTCAAGATCCTGAACATGCGGACGCTCACCTACCACGAGGCCATCCCCGGCCATCATTACCAGCTCGCCCTGATCCAGGAGATGCAGGACCTGCCCCGGTTCCGCCGCGATCGCATCTTCGGCGCCAATTCCGCCAACGCCGAGGGCTGGGCCCTCTACGCCGAGCAACTGGCCACCGAGCACGGCTGGTACGAGGGCGACATCCCCGGTTTGCTCGGCCAACTGGATGCCGAGCTGTTTCGCGCCCAGCGCCTCGTGGCCGACACCGGCCTCCACGCCATGCGCTGGACCCGTCAGCAGGCCATCGACTACGGGATCCCGCCGCACGAGGTGGACCGGTACACAGTCATCCCCGGTCAGGCCTGTTCCTACAAGATCGGCCAGCTGAAGTTCCTGGAGCTGCGCGCCAAGGCCCGGGCCGCGCTCGGCGACCGGTTCGATCTCAAGCAATTCCACAACACCGTGCTCCGCGCCGGGGTCGTGCCGCTGTCCGTCCTTGAGACCATCGTGGACGACTGGATCGCCACCACCCTCGCCCCGGCCGCCCGCCCCGCCTGA
- a CDS encoding PQQ-dependent sugar dehydrogenase — MKRTLCALAVLGLTATLPAQPALNKDVAKIYAEICANCHGAQLEGGSAPSMLDDQWSSGNGDDASIARIIYDGSLEKGMPAFHSLMSEGDVRAMVIFIREQRANHQRSRQAKTVPTGTITTTEHPYRIETVATGLSTPWSIAFLPGDRVLVTEKTGRLRVIEGGRLLPQAIKGTPAVRDDGQGGLLEVAVHPDYATNGWIYLAYSDPAKNAAGKEVSLTMLVRGRIKAGAWVDEEKIWQAPIEFYHPGGGVHYGCRIAFDGQGYLYFSHGERGRGPEAQEIRRPNGKIHRIHDDGRIPADNPFVNTPGAFPTIWTYGNRNPQGLDFDPRTGILWETEHGPRGGDELNIVRRGANYGWNTITFGMNYDGSPITAETAREGMEQPVTYWVPSIAVCGIDFYEGTLFPKWTGNLFVSSLAQQELRRLVIDGDKVVSQEVILKGIGRLRDVQCAPDGSIYVAVNDPGAIIRLVPAN; from the coding sequence ATGAAACGTACCCTCTGTGCCCTGGCCGTCCTCGGCCTCACCGCCACCCTCCCCGCCCAGCCCGCCTTGAACAAGGATGTGGCCAAGATCTATGCCGAGATCTGCGCAAACTGCCACGGCGCACAGCTGGAAGGCGGTTCCGCCCCCTCCATGCTCGATGACCAGTGGTCCAGCGGCAACGGCGACGACGCGAGCATCGCCCGCATCATCTATGACGGCTCTCTCGAGAAGGGCATGCCCGCGTTCCACTCGCTCATGTCCGAGGGCGATGTCCGCGCGATGGTCATCTTCATCCGCGAGCAACGCGCCAACCACCAGCGCAGCCGCCAGGCCAAGACCGTGCCCACCGGGACCATCACCACCACCGAACACCCCTACCGCATCGAGACCGTCGCCACCGGCCTGTCCACGCCGTGGAGCATCGCCTTCCTGCCCGGTGACCGGGTGCTGGTGACGGAAAAGACCGGCCGCCTCCGGGTCATCGAGGGCGGCCGCCTGCTCCCGCAGGCCATCAAGGGCACCCCCGCCGTGCGTGATGACGGCCAGGGCGGCCTGCTCGAGGTCGCGGTGCACCCCGACTACGCCACGAACGGCTGGATCTACCTCGCATACTCCGACCCGGCCAAGAACGCCGCCGGCAAGGAGGTCAGCCTCACCATGCTGGTGCGCGGCCGGATCAAGGCCGGCGCCTGGGTCGACGAGGAGAAAATCTGGCAGGCCCCGATCGAGTTTTATCATCCCGGCGGCGGCGTGCATTATGGCTGCCGGATCGCCTTCGACGGCCAGGGCTACCTCTATTTCTCGCACGGCGAGCGTGGCCGCGGCCCCGAGGCCCAGGAAATCCGCCGGCCCAACGGCAAGATCCACCGCATCCATGACGACGGCCGCATCCCGGCGGACAACCCCTTCGTCAACACCCCCGGCGCCTTCCCCACGATCTGGACCTACGGCAACCGCAACCCGCAGGGCCTCGATTTCGACCCGCGCACCGGCATCCTGTGGGAAACCGAGCACGGGCCGCGCGGCGGCGACGAGCTCAACATCGTGCGCCGCGGCGCCAACTACGGCTGGAACACGATCACCTTCGGCATGAACTACGACGGTTCCCCCATCACCGCCGAGACCGCGCGCGAAGGCATGGAGCAGCCCGTAACCTACTGGGTGCCCTCGATCGCCGTCTGCGGCATCGATTTCTACGAAGGCACGCTTTTCCCGAAATGGACGGGCAACCTCTTCGTAAGCTCCCTCGCGCAGCAGGAGCTCCGCCGCCTCGTCATCGACGGCGACAAGGTCGTCAGCCAGGAGGTCATCCTCAAGGGCATCGGCCGTCTCCGCGACGTGCAGTGCGCCCCTGACGGCAGCATCTACGTGGCGGTGAACGATCCCGGCGCCATCATCCGGCTGGTGCCCGCAAACTAA
- a CDS encoding TonB-dependent siderophore receptor, whose protein sequence is MNTQSPRPLLRFTAAALLLGAAAVAAAQTTPAAPKEEVVNLPTFTITEEPVNPYISKQALSSSRVAMDLQDIPQTVSVVTSDFIRDSMSMRMLDAAKYVTPVTESTLPTGGDRYTIRGFQVSHEFVDGMEISGADGYSAALMSYNIDRIEIIKGPNAILVPGGAAGGQMNPITKSPIMKDQASATLELAQYVGNSLSFDVNRIVSQDKGIAARLVAALWKNDGYSNSHFRDGWMIAPSLSWQLSPAHKFTVKAEIMQNDETNGTFLPIDPSVGSDDYAVIARGLPRDWSFGNSDDVRHRETERLTFELLSELGQHVSSRLMFTANHVVREDQGGTSGSINGFSITRNPTTGKYEPGVVWTVNQTGPIALPSSTNVPLADPSTYVFGRTNGSDHLYYNELHLRNDYAIKFEGTGWKSTTIAGLAANGVKTHWKSFPAYNRGNVANNNLAAITFPDWNHAAPSAPANGQNRKAKQTDAQFFVFENLGLFDDKLLLSGGVSRFYGTLTRVDTSGIQPTPFPSYDLADTATSYGAVYKPIKEVSLFYSHNTSGGTMPGSLSAGNVAPTFRASVGDQDEFGVKTSFLEGKLTASFAYFDITSSNYAVPNSEYYVLVAQGNLAAANALQNPLYLDLTSKGWEFEGSYTATANLTVIGNYTSYKMRQPTGVRLRGVSDKSYGLYADYRFNGGALSGFGVNLGLDYRSDLVGENVNAFTTTKPLAGGVLVPQQPSFKIAPRTVMNLGFTYRAKDWTARLQVSNALDKDYIMGGINRNAMMVAEPRNLKASVTYNF, encoded by the coding sequence ATGAATACCCAATCCCCCCGTCCGTTGCTACGCTTCACCGCGGCCGCCCTCCTTCTGGGCGCGGCCGCCGTTGCCGCCGCCCAAACCACCCCGGCCGCCCCCAAGGAGGAGGTCGTCAACCTCCCGACCTTCACCATCACCGAGGAGCCGGTGAACCCCTACATCTCCAAGCAGGCGCTCTCCTCCTCCCGCGTCGCCATGGACCTGCAGGATATCCCGCAGACCGTCTCCGTGGTCACCAGCGACTTCATCCGCGACTCCATGAGCATGCGCATGCTCGACGCCGCCAAATATGTGACCCCGGTCACCGAATCGACCCTGCCCACCGGCGGCGACCGCTACACCATCCGCGGCTTCCAGGTGTCGCATGAATTTGTCGACGGCATGGAGATCTCCGGCGCCGACGGCTACAGCGCCGCGCTGATGAGCTACAACATCGACCGCATCGAGATCATCAAGGGACCCAACGCGATCCTCGTCCCCGGCGGCGCGGCCGGCGGCCAGATGAACCCGATCACCAAGTCCCCCATCATGAAGGACCAGGCCTCCGCCACCCTGGAGCTGGCCCAGTATGTCGGCAACTCCCTCAGCTTCGACGTCAACCGCATCGTCTCGCAGGACAAGGGCATCGCCGCCCGGCTCGTCGCCGCCCTGTGGAAAAACGACGGCTACTCGAACAGCCACTTCCGCGACGGCTGGATGATCGCCCCCTCGCTCTCGTGGCAGCTTTCGCCGGCCCACAAGTTCACCGTCAAGGCCGAGATCATGCAGAACGACGAGACCAACGGCACCTTCCTGCCCATCGACCCGAGTGTCGGCAGCGACGACTACGCCGTGATCGCCCGCGGTCTCCCGCGCGACTGGTCCTTCGGCAACAGCGATGATGTCCGCCACCGCGAGACCGAGCGCCTCACCTTCGAACTGCTCTCCGAACTCGGGCAGCACGTCAGCTCCCGCCTGATGTTCACCGCCAACCACGTCGTCCGCGAGGACCAGGGCGGCACCAGCGGCTCGATCAATGGCTTCTCGATCACCCGCAACCCGACCACCGGCAAATACGAGCCCGGCGTCGTCTGGACCGTGAACCAAACCGGCCCCATCGCCCTCCCCTCCTCGACCAACGTGCCGCTGGCCGATCCCAGCACCTACGTCTTCGGCCGCACCAACGGCAGCGACCACCTCTACTACAACGAGCTCCACCTACGCAACGACTACGCCATCAAGTTCGAGGGCACCGGCTGGAAATCCACGACGATCGCCGGCCTGGCGGCCAACGGCGTGAAGACCCACTGGAAGAGCTTCCCCGCCTACAACCGCGGCAACGTGGCCAACAACAACCTCGCCGCCATCACCTTCCCCGACTGGAACCACGCCGCCCCCTCCGCCCCGGCCAATGGACAGAACCGCAAGGCCAAGCAGACGGACGCCCAGTTCTTCGTCTTTGAGAACCTCGGCCTGTTCGACGACAAGCTGCTGCTCTCCGGCGGCGTCTCCCGCTTCTACGGTACCCTCACCCGCGTGGACACCAGCGGTATCCAACCGACGCCGTTCCCGAGCTATGACCTCGCCGACACCGCCACCAGCTACGGCGCGGTCTACAAGCCCATCAAGGAAGTATCCCTCTTCTACAGCCACAACACCTCGGGCGGCACGATGCCCGGCTCGCTCAGCGCCGGCAACGTGGCGCCCACTTTCCGCGCCTCCGTCGGTGACCAGGACGAGTTTGGGGTGAAGACCTCGTTCCTCGAGGGCAAGCTCACCGCCTCGTTTGCCTACTTCGACATCACCTCGTCGAACTATGCCGTGCCGAACAGCGAGTACTACGTCCTCGTCGCCCAGGGCAATCTCGCCGCGGCCAACGCGCTGCAAAACCCGCTCTACCTCGACCTCACCTCCAAGGGCTGGGAATTCGAGGGCAGCTACACCGCCACGGCCAACCTCACCGTCATCGGCAACTACACGTCCTACAAGATGCGCCAGCCCACCGGCGTGCGCCTCCGCGGCGTGTCGGACAAGAGCTACGGCCTGTATGCCGACTACCGCTTCAACGGCGGCGCGCTGAGCGGCTTCGGCGTGAATCTCGGCCTCGACTATCGCAGTGACCTCGTGGGCGAGAACGTCAACGCGTTCACCACCACCAAGCCGCTCGCCGGCGGCGTGCTCGTGCCCCAGCAGCCCAGCTTCAAGATCGCCCCCCGCACGGTCATGAACCTCGGCTTCACCTACCGGGCCAAGGACTGGACCGCCCGGCTGCAGGTCAGCAACGCCCTCGACAAGGACTACATCATGGGCGGCATCAACCGCAACGCCATGATGGTCGCCGAGCCGCGCAACCTGAAGGCCTCGGTCACCTACAACTTCTGA